One genomic segment of Thalassospiraceae bacterium LMO-SO8 includes these proteins:
- a CDS encoding cytochrome c1: protein MMKPTIKTAFAAVLTAGAVVALSLTSAPAQAAGAGPKPAVQDWTFKGLFGTYDRASAQRGYKVYKEVCSACHSMNLIKFRNLQDIGFSEAQTKALAAEYEIQDGPNDDGEMFTRKRTPSDPLPSPFPNDKAAAAANNGKAPPDLSLITKARAQGGDSVIKVSMKHPGGFTIGADYVYALLTGYGEPPAGVEVPDGGSYNKYFPGGVIAMANPLAADAVEFSDGTKATVAQMAHDVTTFLAWAAEPELEARKRLGIKVMLFLLVLTGMLFALKRKIWSDVH, encoded by the coding sequence ATGATGAAACCAACCATCAAGACCGCCTTCGCGGCCGTTCTCACCGCCGGTGCCGTCGTGGCGCTGTCCCTGACCTCCGCTCCGGCCCAGGCGGCCGGCGCCGGCCCCAAGCCGGCGGTTCAGGACTGGACCTTCAAGGGCCTGTTCGGAACCTACGACCGGGCGTCGGCCCAGCGCGGCTACAAGGTGTACAAGGAAGTCTGCTCGGCCTGCCATTCCATGAACCTGATCAAGTTCCGCAATTTGCAGGACATCGGGTTCTCGGAAGCGCAGACCAAGGCCCTTGCCGCCGAGTACGAAATCCAGGACGGCCCCAACGACGACGGGGAAATGTTCACCCGCAAGCGCACGCCGTCCGATCCGCTGCCCTCGCCGTTCCCCAACGACAAGGCCGCCGCCGCCGCCAACAACGGCAAGGCGCCGCCGGACCTGTCGCTGATCACCAAGGCGCGCGCCCAGGGCGGCGATAGCGTGATCAAGGTGTCCATGAAACACCCGGGCGGCTTCACCATCGGCGCCGACTACGTCTATGCGCTGCTCACCGGCTACGGCGAGCCCCCCGCGGGCGTCGAAGTGCCGGATGGCGGAAGCTACAACAAGTACTTCCCGGGCGGCGTCATCGCCATGGCCAACCCGCTGGCCGCCGACGCCGTCGAATTCTCCGACGGCACCAAGGCCACGGTGGCCCAGATGGCTCACGACGTGACCACCTTCCTGGCCTGGGCGGCGGAACCGGAGCTCGAGGCGCGCAAACGCCTCGGCATCAAGGTCATGCTGTTCCTGCTGGTGCTCACGGGCATGCTGTTCGCCCTCAAGCGCAAGATCTGGTCGGACGTCCACTAA
- a CDS encoding DUF1330 domain-containing protein, with protein sequence MPKAYWMSLRIQIHDADKMKAYAEKAGPAIAAGGGTFLARGGKVKSLEGYEQGRVVIIEFPDFDTALKTYHSPAYEDAHSHILNGAVERDTFIVEGIEDPAPRGQTTGPVAYWIGAHMTVHDADKMAAYVAKATPAIQAAGARGLVRGGRVQTMEGFPQTRIALIEHLNWETAAAYYDSPLYAEARKALDGGCTRDICITEALA encoded by the coding sequence ATGCCCAAGGCCTATTGGATGAGCCTGCGGATTCAGATTCACGACGCCGACAAGATGAAGGCCTATGCGGAAAAGGCCGGCCCGGCCATCGCCGCCGGGGGCGGCACGTTCCTGGCCCGGGGCGGCAAGGTCAAGTCGTTGGAAGGCTACGAGCAGGGCCGCGTGGTCATCATCGAATTCCCCGATTTCGACACGGCGCTCAAGACCTATCATTCCCCGGCCTATGAAGACGCCCATTCCCATATCCTGAACGGTGCGGTCGAACGCGACACCTTCATCGTCGAAGGCATCGAGGACCCGGCCCCGCGCGGGCAAACCACCGGGCCCGTGGCTTACTGGATCGGCGCGCATATGACCGTCCACGACGCCGACAAGATGGCCGCCTACGTTGCCAAGGCGACCCCGGCGATCCAGGCGGCGGGGGCCCGCGGCCTGGTGCGCGGCGGGCGCGTCCAGACCATGGAGGGCTTCCCCCAGACGCGCATCGCCCTGATCGAACACCTGAACTGGGAAACGGCCGCGGCCTATTACGATTCTCCGCTGTACGCCGAGGCGCGCAAGGCGCTCGACGGCGGCTGCACCCGCGATATCTGCATCACCGAAGCCCTGGCCTAG
- a CDS encoding dienelactone hydrolase family protein: MGQDITLTAGDGFQLHGYRADPEGTPRGGIVVIMEIFGVNEHIRDLCDRFAEVGYLAVAPALYDRFEKGFEVGYTPDDIARGRVMKDNGNANFDNVLLDVEAARKVAAEAGKVGITGYCWGGVVTWAAACRLDFQAASAYYGGGILPYVGEQPNGPTILHFGKLDQGIPLADVDQIAKAHPECPVYLYDADHGFHCDMRGSFNPHAAQVASIRTFRLFDEHLAG, encoded by the coding sequence ATGGGACAAGACATCACGCTGACCGCCGGCGACGGCTTCCAATTGCACGGCTACCGCGCCGATCCGGAAGGCACGCCCCGTGGCGGCATCGTCGTCATCATGGAAATCTTCGGCGTCAACGAACACATTCGCGACCTGTGCGACCGCTTCGCCGAGGTCGGCTATCTGGCCGTCGCCCCCGCCCTTTACGACCGTTTCGAAAAGGGTTTCGAGGTCGGCTACACGCCGGACGACATCGCCCGTGGCCGCGTGATGAAGGACAACGGCAACGCCAATTTCGACAACGTGCTGCTGGACGTGGAAGCCGCCCGCAAAGTGGCGGCCGAGGCGGGCAAGGTCGGCATCACCGGCTATTGCTGGGGCGGCGTCGTGACCTGGGCCGCGGCCTGCCGGCTCGATTTCCAGGCCGCCAGCGCCTATTACGGCGGCGGCATCCTGCCCTATGTGGGCGAGCAGCCCAATGGCCCGACCATCCTGCATTTCGGCAAGCTGGACCAGGGCATTCCGCTCGCCGATGTCGACCAGATCGCCAAGGCCCACCCCGAATGCCCGGTTTATCTGTATGACGCCGATCACGGTTTCCATTGCGACATGCGCGGATCGTTCAACCCGCACGCCGCCCAGGTCGCCAGCATCCGCACCTTCCGCCTGTTCGACGAACACCTGGCGGGGTAG
- a CDS encoding DUF4136 domain-containing protein, producing the protein MVRKFLVVVFLLGLLQGCLRQVQSNVAVFHSLPAAKTYGTIFLSGPNDEISNSLEFRSHSAVLGGKLAPLGFRVVDSIENADYLAVLSYAIDSGRQETSSYTMPRHGSTTSYVGGYAVTSYGITGYTTVTDNYTVYTRQVALDIFDVRQSKEKPTKVYEARATSQGTCGTIVAILPNIMDAILTDFPGTSGESKRINVEWNGKC; encoded by the coding sequence ATGGTTCGGAAATTTCTTGTCGTCGTCTTCTTGCTCGGCCTTTTACAGGGATGCCTTAGGCAGGTTCAATCCAACGTCGCCGTGTTCCACAGCCTGCCCGCGGCCAAGACCTACGGTACGATTTTTCTTTCGGGACCGAACGACGAGATCAGCAACTCCCTCGAATTCCGCAGCCATAGTGCGGTCCTCGGCGGCAAACTGGCACCGCTCGGCTTCCGCGTCGTCGACAGCATTGAAAATGCGGATTACTTGGCCGTCCTGAGCTACGCCATCGACAGCGGCCGGCAGGAAACGAGTTCCTATACCATGCCGCGGCACGGATCGACGACCAGTTACGTCGGCGGCTACGCCGTCACCTCCTACGGCATCACCGGCTACACGACTGTCACGGACAATTACACTGTCTATACCCGGCAGGTGGCGCTTGATATTTTTGATGTCCGCCAATCGAAGGAAAAGCCGACCAAGGTGTATGAAGCCCGTGCGACCAGCCAAGGCACGTGCGGCACCATCGTAGCCATCCTGCCCAACATAATGGATGCGATCCTGACCGATTTCCCGGGCACAAGCGGCGAATCCAAAAGGATCAACGTCGAATGGAACGGCAAATGCTGA
- a CDS encoding S-methyl-5'-thioadenosine phosphorylase, with protein sequence MTAPGTPPVIGVIGGSGIYDIDGLENTRWEAVASLFGAPSDDLLFGDLAGQKMVFLPRHGRGHRIPPSEVNYRANIDALKRAGVTEILSVSACGSLKEDLPPGTFVIADQFIDRTFAREKSFFGTGLVAHVALGHPVCGRLGDAVEAACREVGIDAVRGGTYLAMEGPQFSTLAESNLYRSWGCDVIGMTNMPEAKLAREAEMCYATVAMVTDFDCWHPDHDHVTVEAIIKVLLENAEKGRTLVKQVAPKLAGRGETCAHGCHTALEHALITAPDARDPDMIQKLSAVAGRVL encoded by the coding sequence ATGACGGCACCCGGCACGCCGCCCGTCATCGGGGTCATCGGCGGCAGCGGCATCTACGACATCGACGGGCTGGAAAACACTCGCTGGGAGGCCGTCGCGTCGTTGTTCGGCGCGCCGTCGGACGATCTTCTGTTCGGCGACCTGGCGGGCCAGAAGATGGTGTTTCTACCCCGTCACGGGCGCGGCCACCGCATTCCGCCCAGCGAGGTCAACTACCGCGCCAACATCGACGCCCTGAAACGGGCGGGGGTGACGGAGATTCTCTCCGTTTCCGCCTGCGGGTCGTTGAAGGAAGACCTGCCGCCGGGCACCTTCGTGATCGCCGATCAGTTCATCGACCGCACGTTCGCGCGGGAGAAATCGTTCTTCGGCACGGGCCTGGTCGCCCATGTCGCCTTGGGCCATCCCGTCTGCGGGCGGCTGGGTGACGCGGTCGAGGCGGCGTGCCGGGAAGTCGGCATCGACGCCGTGCGCGGCGGCACCTACCTGGCCATGGAAGGCCCGCAGTTCTCGACCCTGGCCGAAAGCAACCTCTATCGCAGTTGGGGTTGTGACGTTATCGGAATGACCAACATGCCCGAGGCCAAATTGGCCCGCGAGGCGGAGATGTGTTACGCCACCGTCGCCATGGTCACGGACTTCGACTGCTGGCATCCGGACCACGACCACGTGACGGTCGAGGCCATCATCAAGGTGCTGCTGGAAAACGCGGAAAAGGGCCGCACCCTGGTCAAGCAGGTTGCGCCCAAGCTTGCGGGCCGCGGGGAAACCTGCGCCCACGGCTGCCATACCGCGCTGGAACACGCGCTGATCACCGCCCCCGACGCCCGCGACCCGGACATGATCCAGAAACTGTCGGCCGTCGCCGGACGGGTGCTTTAA
- a CDS encoding NAD-dependent epimerase/dehydratase family protein, whose amino-acid sequence MKVVITGGCGFLGQMIAKSILKRGEIRGPDGKLAEVDEIQLFDHLVPVTPFAWADKRVTTAAGDISDKATVSALVDRDDVSVFHLASVVSAGGEKDFDMAMRVNLMGGLNILDAARARGSAPRLVFSSSLAVFGGPDLPKEVDDWTRHTPETTYGMTKAFGELAINDYTRKGFIDGRTVRLPTIVIRPGVPNAAASGWASGIFREPLQGKEHVLPVHDGFYMMLLGYRAAVEGFLAVHEADGAAIGPDRTVCLPNKAYAVAEMIEALERVAAEERLKLGPITRERDPAVEAICGSWPLKMDAAKAKALGCPEDADLDSVIRGFIEDFLAA is encoded by the coding sequence ATGAAGGTTGTCATCACCGGCGGCTGCGGCTTTCTCGGCCAGATGATCGCAAAATCGATTCTCAAGCGGGGAGAGATACGCGGCCCCGACGGCAAATTGGCCGAGGTCGACGAGATCCAGTTGTTCGACCACCTGGTGCCGGTCACGCCCTTCGCCTGGGCGGACAAAAGGGTCACCACGGCGGCCGGCGACATTTCCGACAAGGCCACGGTTTCGGCCCTGGTCGACCGTGACGACGTCTCCGTGTTCCACCTCGCCTCCGTCGTCTCGGCGGGCGGCGAGAAGGATTTCGACATGGCCATGCGGGTCAACCTCATGGGCGGGCTCAATATCCTGGACGCCGCCCGCGCGCGCGGCTCGGCGCCCCGTCTGGTGTTCTCGTCCTCCCTCGCCGTGTTCGGCGGCCCGGACCTGCCGAAAGAGGTCGATGACTGGACCCGACACACGCCGGAAACCACCTACGGCATGACCAAGGCGTTCGGCGAACTGGCGATCAACGACTATACCCGCAAGGGCTTCATCGACGGGCGCACCGTGCGCCTGCCGACCATCGTGATCCGCCCGGGCGTGCCCAACGCGGCGGCAAGCGGCTGGGCGTCCGGCATCTTCCGGGAACCTTTGCAGGGCAAGGAGCACGTGCTGCCCGTGCACGACGGCTTCTACATGATGCTGCTGGGCTACCGCGCGGCGGTCGAGGGGTTCCTCGCCGTGCACGAGGCCGACGGCGCCGCCATCGGCCCCGACCGCACCGTTTGCCTGCCCAACAAGGCCTATGCGGTGGCGGAAATGATCGAGGCCCTGGAGCGCGTGGCGGCGGAAGAACGCCTCAAGCTCGGCCCCATCACCCGTGAGCGTGATCCAGCCGTCGAAGCCATCTGCGGCTCCTGGCCGCTCAAGATGGACGCGGCCAAGGCCAAGGCGCTCGGCTGTCCCGAGGACGCCGACCTGGACAGTGTGATCCGGGGGTTCATCGAGGATTTCCTCGCCGCCTGA
- the ychF gene encoding redox-regulated ATPase YchF, whose protein sequence is MGFNCGIVGLPNVGKSTLFNALTATAKAEAANFPFCTIEPNTGRVAVPDPRLDKIAAIGKSAQTVPTQLEFVDIAGLVRGASKGEGLGNQFLANIREVEAICHVLRCFEDGNVVHVEATVDPVRDAETVETELMLADLESLEKRVDPLTKKARGQDKDAAKQLEIVNRCLDLLRDGQPARKIELKDGEGKAFRMLQLLTAKPVLYVCNVDEGSAATGNALSDRVAEMAAAQGAGSVVISAAIEAEVAMLDDPAEKKEFLESLGLAETGLARVIRAGYELLGLVTYFTVGPKEARAWTIHKGTKAPQAAAVIHKDFERGFIAAETIAYDDFVALGGEQAAKDAGKMRQEGREYVVKDGDIMLFRFNV, encoded by the coding sequence ATGGGCTTCAACTGCGGCATCGTCGGCCTGCCCAACGTCGGCAAGTCGACCCTTTTCAACGCCCTGACGGCGACGGCCAAGGCCGAGGCCGCCAATTTTCCGTTCTGCACCATCGAGCCCAATACGGGCCGGGTCGCCGTGCCCGACCCGCGCCTGGACAAGATCGCCGCCATCGGCAAGTCGGCCCAGACCGTGCCGACGCAGCTTGAATTCGTCGATATCGCGGGGCTGGTCCGGGGGGCCTCCAAGGGCGAAGGCCTGGGCAACCAGTTTCTCGCCAACATCCGCGAGGTCGAGGCCATCTGCCATGTGCTGCGCTGTTTCGAGGACGGCAACGTGGTCCATGTGGAAGCCACCGTCGATCCCGTGCGCGACGCCGAGACCGTGGAAACGGAACTGATGCTGGCCGACCTGGAAAGCCTGGAAAAACGGGTCGATCCGTTGACCAAGAAGGCGCGCGGCCAGGACAAGGACGCGGCCAAGCAGCTTGAGATCGTCAACCGCTGCCTGGACCTGCTGCGCGACGGCCAGCCGGCGCGCAAGATCGAGCTGAAGGACGGCGAGGGCAAGGCCTTCCGCATGCTGCAACTGCTGACCGCCAAGCCGGTGCTTTACGTGTGCAACGTCGACGAAGGCTCGGCCGCCACGGGCAATGCCCTGTCCGACCGTGTCGCCGAAATGGCGGCGGCCCAGGGGGCGGGCAGCGTCGTGATCTCCGCCGCCATCGAGGCCGAGGTCGCGATGTTGGACGATCCGGCGGAAAAGAAGGAATTTCTGGAAAGCCTGGGCCTGGCGGAAACGGGCCTGGCCCGCGTGATCCGCGCCGGCTACGAGCTTCTGGGCCTGGTCACCTATTTCACCGTCGGCCCGAAGGAAGCCCGCGCCTGGACCATCCACAAGGGCACCAAGGCGCCGCAGGCGGCGGCCGTGATCCACAAGGATTTCGAACGCGGCTTCATCGCCGCCGAAACCATCGCCTACGACGACTTCGTGGCGCTGGGCGGGGAACAGGCCGCCAAGGACGCCGGCAAGATGCGCCAGGAAGGCCGCGAGTACGTGGTCAAGGACGGCGACATCATGCTGTTCCGGTTCAACGTGTAG
- a CDS encoding glutathione S-transferase family protein, which produces MKLYYRPGACSMAVHVLLEDLGVDYEAIAVSDEVLASEEYKKTNPRNQVPSLATDDGLLTESVAIMLYLSDKFGGNLTPARGTWEHGQMMMMLMFMASQEHPAFAINMRPFRWTDDESAHAGIKAKAEQNWLACLARTNGWAEGREWLVGDKMTLADCLAWVHARWGLRCTPKTPDGFPALWALANRVEAQPAVQRVMAQEGIKPLA; this is translated from the coding sequence ATGAAGCTCTATTACCGTCCCGGCGCCTGTTCCATGGCCGTTCATGTTCTGCTCGAAGACCTTGGCGTCGACTACGAAGCCATCGCCGTGTCCGACGAGGTGCTGGCGTCGGAGGAATACAAGAAAACCAATCCGCGCAATCAGGTGCCGTCGCTCGCCACCGACGACGGCCTGCTGACGGAAAGCGTCGCCATCATGTTGTATTTGTCCGACAAGTTCGGCGGCAACCTGACCCCGGCGCGGGGTACGTGGGAACATGGGCAGATGATGATGATGCTGATGTTCATGGCGTCGCAGGAGCACCCGGCCTTCGCCATCAACATGCGCCCGTTCCGCTGGACCGATGACGAAAGCGCCCATGCCGGCATCAAGGCCAAGGCGGAACAGAACTGGCTCGCTTGTCTCGCCCGCACCAACGGCTGGGCCGAAGGCCGCGAGTGGCTGGTCGGCGACAAGATGACCCTGGCCGATTGCCTGGCCTGGGTGCATGCCCGCTGGGGCCTGCGCTGCACGCCCAAGACGCCGGACGGCTTCCCGGCCCTCTGGGCCCTCGCCAATCGGGTCGAGGCGCAGCCGGCGGTGCAGCGGGTGATGGCCCAGGAAGGGATCAAGCCGCTTGCATAA
- the mtnA gene encoding S-methyl-5-thioribose-1-phosphate isomerase — translation MNVDGKPYRTIWLADDGWAVEIIDQTRLPFDFVTRRLENVSHAAQSIADMWVRGAPLIGATAAYGMALAMHADPSDAGLAKAYDDLLATRPTAVNLRWALDEMRALLAPLSVNQRAEAAYKRAAEISDEDVAICSAIGDHGRPLIEEIWARHGKSRPVNVLTHCNAGWLATVDWGTALAPIYKAHDAGVDVHVWVDETRPRNQGASLTAWELGQHGVPHTVIADNVGGHLMQHGQVDLCITGTDRTTAHGDVCNKIGTYLKALAAHDNNVPFYVALPGPTIDWTLHDGVHEIPIEQRSPDEVTRMTGRSDAGDIVTVTITPDGSPAANYAFDVTPRRLVTGLITERGVARATPEGLRGLYPEKA, via the coding sequence ATGAACGTCGACGGCAAACCCTACCGCACGATCTGGCTCGCCGACGATGGCTGGGCGGTCGAAATCATCGACCAGACGCGCCTGCCGTTCGATTTCGTCACCCGGCGCCTGGAAAACGTTTCGCACGCGGCGCAATCCATCGCCGACATGTGGGTGCGGGGGGCGCCGCTGATCGGCGCCACGGCGGCCTACGGCATGGCGCTCGCCATGCATGCGGACCCGTCGGACGCGGGCCTTGCCAAGGCCTACGACGATCTTCTGGCGACCCGGCCGACGGCGGTCAACTTGCGCTGGGCGCTCGACGAGATGCGGGCTCTCCTGGCCCCCTTGTCGGTCAACCAGCGGGCCGAGGCGGCATACAAGCGGGCGGCCGAGATTTCCGACGAGGACGTCGCCATCTGTTCCGCCATCGGCGACCATGGCAGGCCGCTGATCGAGGAAATCTGGGCCCGTCACGGCAAATCCCGGCCCGTCAACGTGCTGACCCATTGCAACGCCGGCTGGCTCGCCACCGTCGACTGGGGCACGGCGCTTGCCCCCATCTACAAGGCCCATGACGCGGGCGTGGACGTACATGTCTGGGTCGATGAGACCCGGCCCCGCAACCAGGGCGCCAGCCTGACCGCCTGGGAGCTGGGCCAGCACGGGGTGCCCCATACGGTGATCGCCGACAACGTGGGCGGCCACCTGATGCAGCACGGCCAGGTCGACCTGTGCATCACCGGCACGGACCGCACCACGGCCCATGGCGACGTGTGCAACAAGATCGGCACCTACCTGAAGGCCCTGGCGGCGCACGACAACAACGTGCCGTTCTATGTGGCATTGCCGGGCCCGACCATCGATTGGACGCTGCACGACGGCGTGCATGAAATTCCCATCGAACAGCGCTCGCCCGACGAGGTCACCCGCATGACCGGGCGCAGCGACGCAGGCGACATCGTGACCGTGACCATCACGCCCGACGGCTCGCCCGCCGCCAATTACGCCTTCGACGTGACGCCCCGGCGCCTCGTCACCGGCCTGATCACCGAACGCGGCGTCGCCCGCGCCACCCCCGAGGGGCTGCGGGGCCTTTATCCGGAAAAGGCGTGA
- a CDS encoding trypsin-like peptidase domain-containing protein has protein sequence MALPAEDTGDAVWRQARRLMVLVAAVLATACQTLPTAAPPSGNEAAAVSRPFYSPFYDRADHLADFIAAGDLDGADRLYMEQQTVFDADTAPRTRDLLDTLAARLTVRHERALTDALAGLRALPDPVPMADWPRTADALKAATAALNAYPTAGLLADPAREPAALPALRTERDRLADKLRMAAATAFLAFDHGQGRAFADAYPLAVDTAGLIAETWAALRPRLARWDAATLVRYGKTYERELAEAGRAADLGALYAARVARDNGIAGNRSPLVALALVAAAKRAGLVASPPAGAEIALVEATSQTLLRHGQIDFPVGVDIDLPVKIVKSSLDAAFAPAAKGPRLVIVLEVALAKASRRVSQLDRVPSILFLPAGGTVLFDNETGGAQAARRSMTQVQGSVPLAGNIPGHPAVGANAAAAPVFYQYSYERARISARKTMTVNYYLVDRHAGAYVKSTFDVAEQERFEVVYNIARADTRYRHVIETSDSEGDVDDFEKASSAVALSQILVHSLSRAGQQRKWRSLESFYDELTRDKNTAIAAYKDTDYAARPLNDPRFDSVVAIYTGPGSLGAGFYVQSDVVLTNWHVVDNRRIVELRKYDGTETFGSVLGKDIRLDLALIRVQSRGRPVAFRRAAQLDIGATVEGIGHPHRQEFSVTRGVVSAIRQEHSINLPKRAGDKVLYVQTDAAINPGNSGGPLFLGDTVIGVNTWGYVPEYADNLSFAVHYGEVLTFLNEHLPGFAETNRRPR, from the coding sequence ATGGCTCTTCCCGCTGAAGATACAGGTGACGCGGTCTGGCGGCAGGCGCGTCGTCTCATGGTCCTGGTTGCGGCGGTTCTTGCCACCGCCTGCCAGACTCTGCCTACCGCCGCGCCTCCATCCGGCAACGAAGCAGCCGCCGTGTCGCGGCCGTTCTATTCGCCCTTCTACGACCGAGCCGACCATCTGGCCGATTTCATCGCCGCCGGCGACCTGGATGGCGCCGACCGTCTGTATATGGAACAGCAGACGGTCTTTGACGCCGACACCGCGCCACGCACGCGGGATTTGCTCGATACCCTGGCCGCCCGCCTCACCGTCCGTCACGAACGGGCGCTTACCGACGCCCTGGCGGGGCTGCGGGCGCTGCCGGACCCTGTGCCGATGGCGGACTGGCCGCGCACCGCCGACGCCCTCAAGGCGGCAACGGCCGCCCTGAACGCCTATCCCACCGCCGGGTTGCTCGCCGATCCGGCGCGCGAACCTGCGGCCCTCCCCGCCCTGCGCACCGAACGGGACAGGCTGGCGGACAAGCTGCGGATGGCCGCCGCGACAGCCTTCCTCGCCTTCGACCACGGCCAGGGCCGCGCCTTCGCCGATGCCTACCCCCTGGCCGTCGACACGGCCGGCCTGATCGCCGAAACCTGGGCGGCCCTGCGTCCCCGGCTGGCCCGCTGGGACGCCGCCACCCTGGTGCGCTACGGCAAGACCTATGAACGGGAACTGGCCGAGGCCGGCCGCGCCGCCGACCTGGGCGCGCTATATGCCGCGCGGGTGGCCCGCGACAACGGCATCGCGGGCAACCGATCGCCCCTGGTTGCCCTGGCCTTGGTCGCCGCCGCCAAGCGGGCGGGCCTCGTCGCATCCCCGCCGGCGGGGGCGGAGATCGCCCTGGTCGAGGCGACCAGCCAGACGTTGCTCCGCCACGGGCAGATCGACTTTCCCGTCGGCGTTGACATCGACCTGCCCGTGAAAATCGTCAAATCATCCCTTGATGCCGCCTTTGCGCCGGCGGCAAAAGGCCCACGCCTGGTTATCGTTCTGGAAGTCGCCCTGGCCAAGGCAAGCCGCAGGGTCAGCCAGCTTGACCGGGTCCCCTCCATCCTGTTTCTGCCGGCAGGCGGCACGGTGTTGTTCGACAATGAAACCGGCGGCGCGCAGGCTGCCCGGCGCAGCATGACGCAAGTTCAGGGCAGTGTGCCCCTGGCCGGCAATATCCCGGGCCATCCGGCCGTGGGCGCAAACGCCGCCGCCGCGCCTGTGTTTTATCAATACAGCTACGAACGCGCCCGCATCTCCGCCCGTAAAACAATGACCGTGAACTACTATCTGGTCGACCGCCATGCCGGCGCTTACGTGAAATCCACCTTCGACGTCGCCGAACAGGAACGCTTCGAAGTCGTCTACAACATCGCCCGCGCCGATACCCGGTACCGGCACGTCATCGAAACCTCGGACAGCGAAGGCGATGTGGACGACTTTGAAAAAGCCAGCAGCGCCGTCGCCTTGTCGCAAATCCTGGTCCACTCCCTAAGCCGGGCGGGCCAGCAGCGGAAATGGCGCAGCCTGGAATCCTTTTACGACGAGTTGACCCGCGACAAGAACACCGCAATCGCCGCCTATAAGGACACCGATTACGCCGCCCGCCCCCTGAACGACCCGCGCTTCGACAGCGTCGTCGCCATTTATACAGGGCCCGGCAGCCTGGGCGCCGGATTCTACGTGCAGTCAGATGTGGTTTTGACCAACTGGCATGTTGTCGATAACCGACGCATCGTCGAACTGCGCAAGTACGACGGCACGGAAACCTTCGGCTCTGTCCTGGGCAAGGATATCCGCCTGGACCTGGCCTTGATCCGCGTGCAGTCACGCGGCCGGCCCGTCGCCTTTCGCCGCGCCGCACAGTTGGACATCGGCGCCACGGTTGAAGGCATCGGCCATCCCCACCGCCAGGAATTCTCCGTCACCCGCGGCGTGGTCAGCGCAATCCGCCAGGAACACAGCATCAACCTGCCCAAACGGGCCGGCGACAAGGTGCTTTACGTACAGACCGACGCCGCCATCAACCCGGGTAATTCCGGCGGCCCCCTGTTCCTCGGCGACACCGTGATCGGCGTCAACACCTGGGGATATGTTCCGGAATATGCCGACAACCTCAGCTTCGCCGTTCATTACGGCGAGGTGCTGACCTTTCTCAATGAACACCTGCCCGGCTTTGCCGAAACGAACAGGAGACCCCGATGA
- the traT gene encoding complement resistance protein TraT → MIRAVRSAPRCRRWWRLPALLVALAGAGCTVQDNRMGMVKNPDTGLMFGSVIERNLVTDPSFFRNTGIKVRTRNTSGDRAFDLSAFQETLVKAYERKGYTRPDGGDFGLLMDVNVIYSGQIQRNLSAEYSLLAATAGTGAALLQSESAFTVLGAQLAGAAFGAVAGNFVTEDTYIVVAEVTFAVLKEYRTSKKRVTFSRSEKLKNVDDPDEDKEIFLRGLKKTFDTSIAVFAGGTNIRQNEISRQVKQRMVDIIGDFI, encoded by the coding sequence ATGATACGCGCTGTCCGCTCCGCTCCCCGTTGCCGCCGGTGGTGGCGATTGCCGGCCCTGCTGGTAGCCCTGGCCGGCGCCGGCTGCACCGTCCAGGACAACCGTATGGGCATGGTCAAGAACCCGGATACGGGCCTGATGTTCGGGTCGGTCATCGAACGCAATCTCGTCACGGATCCCAGCTTCTTCCGCAACACGGGCATCAAGGTCCGCACGCGGAACACGTCCGGCGATCGTGCCTTCGACCTGAGCGCCTTCCAGGAAACGCTGGTGAAGGCCTATGAGCGGAAAGGCTACACCCGGCCCGACGGCGGCGACTTCGGCCTGTTGATGGATGTGAACGTCATCTATTCCGGACAAATCCAGCGCAACCTGTCGGCGGAATACAGCCTGCTTGCCGCCACCGCCGGCACGGGGGCGGCGCTTTTGCAGTCGGAATCCGCCTTCACGGTCCTGGGCGCGCAATTGGCCGGCGCGGCCTTCGGCGCCGTGGCCGGCAACTTCGTCACCGAAGACACTTATATCGTCGTGGCCGAGGTCACCTTTGCCGTGCTCAAGGAATACAGAACCTCGAAGAAACGGGTCACCTTCTCACGCAGCGAGAAATTGAAGAACGTGGACGACCCCGACGAGGACAAGGAAATCTTCCTGCGCGGCCTCAAGAAAACCTTCGATACCTCAATCGCCGTTTTCGCCGGCGGCACGAACATCCGTCAGAACGAAATTTCCCGACAGGTCAAACAGCGGATGGTGGACATCATCGGCGACTTCATCTGA